DNA from Biomphalaria glabrata chromosome 14, xgBioGlab47.1, whole genome shotgun sequence:
tgtaacaaaatgaaataataaaacaagcaaaacgAAATAAAATAAACGATAATTATAGAAGGGAAATAGCTCTGCACTTACGACTATCCTTCCATGAtgcagaagttatttcccttattcgatatcaaacaaaataattaattaccaataattgattTACTAACcctaattgattcatgtttagtTAGGTACACTAATTGATTGTTTAAATGTCCAACATGATCTGAAagagggtgtgggagaaataacttgtttaATTATCTAAGCGGAAGTAACCCTACATTTGTACCTtatctgtgaatattgaagaattaatttcctttgttagtggcaaacaaaataaataattaccaataattatttgaccagttttggttttttttaattttcatgccttgtctatgccaatgaataattgtgcacaatttcagcttgatccgagaatgggcgaggaagaaataacgtgtacaaactttttacctgacagacagagttgatataagctttgtaaaaaacaaaaaaaatgaacactGAGCAGACCCAACCAATCAGTGCCTTGCGTGTTCGGCTTTACAAAGCGAAGATTGGACTGCATTGccaaggcacattcctcgttccatatgctaggacaagtttgtacaaatactccttcttccctagtgctattagagcatggaatgggttgcctgagctagacaggaaaaccagtgacttggcagaatttaagtcagtggttaatatgcatgactgaatgcatcaggcgtaggacgtaatcatcttctttttttgaagtaacgtctgtatcatataagattaAGAAGAAGATTAAAGATATTATGGGATATGAGATTGTGATCGCCTTCTACTGCGTTGGAGGAGCTGTTATAGACAATCTGTTTTATATAGCAATATTATATTAGGCAGATTGTTAAGTAAACTCATTTATCTCCGAGTATTTAAACAAAACTCGCTTGACACACTAAGAATCAAAATGCATATTGTGTGAGACTAGGTCAATGTTCTGAAGACTAAGACTCTGTCTTGTGTCTTCAAATGTTTGGCACTCCCTTCCCAGTGTGTCCATTGTAAGAGAAGACTTGAAAGAATCGATCCTACCCAAATCATCGTTTCTTTCTTTAGGGATGGCAAACATCTTATTGCTGAGGTAACTGTTGAGAACATTCGGACTCAGGTGAGCTTGGAATGTTTGCAGATTTTTCCCCAATCTGTAGAAGACCCGCGGCACCACCGAGGCGTGGCGAACATTTTCTATAACTTGGTCAGGTTTGTCATCAAATGTATCATCGAAGATTTGGTTCTCTGTCTGCAGGTCCAGGACTTCCTTTGAATCTTTAGAAGCATCTTTTTGGGGACTGACTTGCTCTTGGAAAGCTGTGGATTCGAATGTttgaaaaatattgaaaatagaggatacattatttttaatatcaaatactCCGGCAGTTTAACGAGAACAGAAGAGATGTTAGGGACAGGTCATCTCAATAAGTTCTTCAGAAGTTGGGCCAGTTTATGCATTGGCGGAGGGTCTTGATTTTCCAGATATCAATTAGGACTGGTTTCTTTGATTTGAAGAGCTTGCTACGTATCTCAATAAATTAAAACgtggaaaaaaaactttttttataatattgttGAAGCTCTGTGATGCGCACTGCAATTCCGATAGTAAAAGCTGCGCACTATATTGTGACATAATGTTTAGAAAGAAGCTTCCTTCTACCCCAATCAACAAGAACTAATCAGGGAGTCTGGCGTTCTGGAACAAGAGGCCCTTTTCTTGACGACTTCCTCCTAAATGATATCTTGGATGTGAGGCTTTCACCGTGGACAGAGGATGACTCTGGAAACAGATTAGTTGGTGCTTGGTTGCGGGGGTGCTTGAAAAGTGGATAGGAAGAGAGTGAAAGtcgatagaaagaaagagaaagtgggtaggaaaaaaaagtggaaaTTGAGAACCTAAGAACTAGACAGTATTTCGTGGTGGTGTGTGTGGACAGTGTGGTTCATTAGTACGTCATCTTTCATGAATGaaattttaatgaatgaaaaGAGGTATAGAACTACTTGCATTGATTTGTTTCATGATTTCTCTTGGACTTGTTAATAACAGCAATAAGGAGGATGAACAGTAGTAGCAGTAAAAGTCCCACTAAAGACAACAGCACATGATCTGCGGTCCAACCTACTTGTGGAAGAGctgaaaataaagtaaataaaagaatattttaaaatacacacTAATGACACAGACGTACAACAGATGGcaatgaaaagaaatatatcgctaatacattttttaatcaaatagaaGTTTCACAGCAATTATGCAAATCGGAACAAACTTCAAAAGATTTAGATCGCATTTAAACTAAGATATTCTTAGTGTTCACTCGTACCGTCCATTCTcttatttatttccctttctttcAGTTACTTCCCTTGTTCTTGCATCCAACCATACGTAATGCTCATGCTCTCTTTTATATTAATTCCAGTGTTATTGCGTATAATACAAACTGTCGCATAAATCTCAAAATCTGGTACTGCTACTTTTAGAGAAGCTGTGCAAgtcctttttttgtgtgtgctaaaCATTTGCACATCATGCTGCGCAAGTGTTGTTATTTTCTTACGCCATTAATTAAAATGATTCAATTGACCGAAAGACTTGAAAGAAAACTATGTTTAAGAAAGCTCATACCACTTGTCTATATTTCTTATGATTTTGCATGCAGTGTTATTGTTTCATATGTCCAAAACGTACGATACACTTTCGCTatcaactaaacaatgtcaaggacgctaaattgttgccaactaaatgacAGCAAAATAAATGAGTTCAAATGGAAGAGCATAGACAGGTTTATATCCCTTATTTtatatacctttaaaaaaacaataatactactttatggagcagagaccaAGAGaaccatcatcatcaccatgaaaaaaaaaatccaggtattcatcaatacctgcctgaggaGGATACTTTAGCTGGCCAGATAAGATCTCGAATGTGGAACTGTGGCAAATAACAAAACAGCAGCCCagtgaagtagatatccttcagagacgctggagatggataggtcacacccttcgcgAGCCTGCaaccaacataacaaggcaagccttgaaggattacgggcacgacatggcctaaattgtgccggtgtgccaaaaactcaaaactcaaactcaagccctaacctggaacccccaaggaaagaggaagagggtgATTACATGAATACATGGCTCCGCGgtttggaagcagatgggcaagacacgGGGATAGTTGGAGAggctcgcccagaaccgagactcctggaggaagctggttggtgacctatgccccagaagggaccacaggcagagaagagatgaaaaaaaaacaactttatcaGCACCTAGATTATCCTGTACTCTTGGTACACCAAAAAGCTATCCATGGATACAAATCCAAAAAAACAAGCgaatataaacaaacaattgTTGCAAAGCAACTTCGTTATTAAAATCTTGTTGAAAATCTTGAAAAGGCATGAAATACTCGTGGAATTACCTTCAGAAGGTGACTGCACCAACCAATAGGAACAACTGCGCAGTCTCCCAACCATGTCCTTAACTTCAATGACAACAATATTTGACGTCATTGTCGTCTGCAGGTTAACGCTGTACTCCTGTGTTTCTAGGAGGGTGACAGAGTTGGACACTATGCCACTGCGAATGGAGTAAGTCTGGTTCAAAACTCCATGTTTCCAAGTCACATTCACCGGTTTGCCAACTTCAATTTCTGAAATGCGAACATCTCTAGGACAGTCTGGacctgaaaatattttttttaagtaaatgtttttttatgatccGAGTGAAATGCAACCTTTAATatggacagccttgacattttCACCACGTATATTAGGCGATATCAACACCTCCATTATCCTGTACTCTGGCTACACCATAAAGCTATCCAtggatacaaatttaaaaaaatattcactcgTCCTGTAGTGTGTTGCGTCGTAGGCTCTCATtggtatttgtaaattatggtttattgttttatgtattatttttttttagtctttttccTAAAGTGTTATTAAGTCATTTTTCTGATAGCCTTACTCTAGTGCGATACCAGTCTTTTCTTTTACGTTGAGGACTTATCgttcattttgtttctctttcttgaaaacaaaatttccgTAGCTCTAGAAATCTCAAGAATAAAGAAATTTTGATTCTCTGTGTGAACATAAATGCACGCAGTCTGATCACCAATGTCACCAAGTAGACCGCTTGGATACATCATCACAGGTCAAATATCATGTCTGTATTATTTGTTAAATCTATAGTAAGTCTACAATCtaaggatataaaaaaaatgaaatcgcTGTCTTCCTCTAGTTTAGCTAGGTTGACAAGGTAGACACCAAACTAAAAACTCTATTATtgtttattacaaaataaaaactaagcTGGTGACTTGTCTACTAGATATAGGCAATACAAAGTAAAAACTAACCTTTCTCGTCCTCCAAGGAGTTGTCTGATACCAAAGAAAATTCTACTAAAGGGAACCTGATTGACTGACCGATTGCTTCCAACCACTGATGACTACTGCAATCATCTCTATGTAGATTGACACTAACAAGTCCAGCATCAGCTAGATATGTGACGTTTGTAGTTCTTGCTTCATTGTGACACTTCAAACCATTGGCCTTTTTATTGCCTGTTGTGGTGGAAGAGATTCATTAGGCACGCAGGTCTTATTCAGCAATATTAGAGACTCTTATACATGGCGGAGTAACAAGAAAGAGTTAGCTTTATGGCGTATCCGTTGTACACATTAAGAAATAGTTGATAAACAAGGGTAATGTTTTAAAAGGTGATGTTTTAAAAGGTAATGTTTTAAAAGGTGATGTTTTAAAAGGTAATGTTTTAAAAGGTGATGTTTTAAAAGGTGATGTTTTAAAAGGTGATGTTTTAAAAGGTAATGTTTTAAAAGGTAATGTTTTAAAAGGTAATTTTTAAAAGGTGATGTTTTAAAAGGTAATGTTTTAAAAGGTTGTGATTTAAAAGGTAATGTTTTAAAAGGTGATGATTTCTATGGCGCTTTTAGGACTCCAGAATCAAAGTTTTGAAGCTCTTGTGTTGGAAGAAGCATTAGACTTTTTGTCTATAACATTAAGCTTATTTGAAAACAACTGAGCTAGCGGTAAAAAGGAGATTTGATGTCAAGATCAATAATATCTACAATTTACAATGAACTTAATTTACTATCAATCACATTAATACCAAATAAGACAGTGTTCATTATTTGAAAGAAAACATGTAAATATCAAGATACTAAACAACTTTGGTACATCTACTAACGTTAAAGTTGAAAGACAGACCTGTGTGAAGCTGAATAAATCTTGGCTTTGGATTGGACTGGACACACATCATGATTTCCTCTGCATCTTGTGTTGTATCGTTCCTTACATAGGTTGGTGCAGTACAGTGCTCTTCACTACCTAAGTTTATAATCAGTTAATCTACCAACAACAAAGGTGTTTTTAAATGGTCTTATATCACGACATGGTCACATTGTTGATGGAGCTAAgcagagaagagagagagagagagagagagagagagagagagattgggaGTATTGTGAGAAGGGAACAAGGGAAATAAGAAAGGTAAAGATAGATTTTAGAGTCAGTGGCAATGTAGAGAAAACGgtagaaaataagaaaaaggaAGAATTCGGGCAAGAGAAGAAGAGGTGACAaaaagagagaataagagattTCAGAAACAGAAAAGAAGAGAcagtagaaagagaaaaaaagagaggacAGAAACAGAAAAGAAGGACGGTAGAAAGAGAAGAGATGGCAGTAAAGCTGAGGTTGCagaaagagagaataagagagggcagaaagagattagaaaaaaaatgttgctgaGCGTGTGGAATTGCTCCTATCGAGAacattagccccccccccccacacacacacacccaataACCCTCTTTTTAAACAACAGATGTTTTCCTACAGGTATTTATTGACTATTTCGGTGACGTCTGCTTGATCACGTGCTTTGGTTAAAGTAGAATGTCTCCAACCCTGACATCAAACGTCTTCCAGATGGTTGACATTTTAGTCACAGACATGTACAGACCCACTTTGTTCCCCCCTCCTCCTCTTTATTGTTTTCCGGCTTCACTCATTTCACCGCTTCAACTGCGACAATCTAGAAAAAGGTTTGAGTCTTCAAAGCCACGTCAACACCATAGatcttcttttatcttctaaaCATAGGTACCTTGAAGAGACTACTTCGAATGCCTACATCTTGTAGCTACAGTACAGAGTATTTGTTTACAGTGTTATCGTGCATATACTATTCAACTTTAAcaatgcattaaaaaatatatatgttgaCCTACAATATATATTCGATGCTTCAATGGCCAGATTTATACTTAATAAGGCTTTAAGTCTTTTGAGATATGGGACCCTGTATTAATCAAGATAATACATGATGTCAGTtctaaatttgattttttttaacatctagTGGTTAAATTGTTCTAGACCTAACTAGATAATGAAATAGTAAagcttttatttaaaagtattattattcataACAAATTTACTCAGAGACACCAAGAAAGTGGTGGTCTTAAGCTATACCTTGTGTTTACGCTATTCTGCTATGGAACATTCTTTTAACTATAATGTAAAGAACATCATTCAAGACAAATAGGTACTTACAGTTTAGTGTTAGCTTGCTTCTCGCAGGTCTTTTGTTGAGACCGTTTTGTGCAGTACAGACAAAGTGACCAGCAAATGGACAAGTCGTTGAATCAAATGCATACTCCAGAATATTGCCAACAGTCTGTTGaaatatttcatgtttttaaggttttattaagtttataatgtagatctaatgGGGTTCATTATAATACGCTaacagctataaaaaaaaacatagcgaCGTAGTTCAGATATGTAAGTGCTAGTCTTGGTATGGCTAACTTAAAGTATTCATCTATTTCTACTCAACGCAAAAGAAACTATTTCTTTACATAACAGGTAAATATGAGACCTAGCAGACTATGGAACGGATGATAATTAGATTGACTGTTTACACGGCCAGTAAAACGAGTTAAATATATTACTTAGTCACAAAACACGTTTAGAGCAAGTCACATTGTGATTTAATACCAATATTCTatttttaagactttttttttacgtagGCAGTGACTATAGTAAGGCATGCGAGGGGTGCGGACCAATACAGATGACATCCATCGGGAGTAACATCACAAGTGGTGCAATACTAGAATcaacgaaatttaaaaaaaaatcaaatgttatTCAGCAGTGTACCGCCTAATGGCTGTAGGTAATTAGTTCTCTGACCTATGTTTCAACAAATGAATGACGTAAAGACATATTTGTTAAGGAGAAGTTTATTTAGAGAGGACACGATTGGCTAACCAGACTTATGTTACACAATAGTATTAGTTATGtacattagagcatggaatgggttaccagTGGGACTGTATTAACCCTTTctttcctaactgacgataccaacgttgattccaccagaatttggtaaataattacggagaattAACTCCTCATTTGAGGGATCTCCTGTAATTTATAAGTTACTAAttcttttttaacatttgatCTAACACTGTCTGGAGCAAAAGGAAGAGGCCCACCCATTTAAACTATGAGGCCCATACCCATTGTGGCTTCAATCAGAGTAAAGGTtaagagtctttttttttctcactactGAAAAGTGGAATATGTTTTCCAAGTGGAAAAGGCTCTTGCAGAGTTCTCACTATGCACTGAATCCTACAtggaatttattttgaattcatattgaaaatatgaaataaaatttggttttaagacatttcaaaacgtcttCCCGTGCATTTCCTACTTCATGTACAGTCGCCCCCCTTGTTTACCTGATTGACCAGATTAAGTTCACCGAGGGAACGTCTGTAGAAAAGAGATATTGTTGGCTTAGGTTGACCAGAAGTCTGACAGATCACACGGGATGACTGTCCACTCGATAGTGGTCTAGACATGTTATTGCCGTAGATGTGGCTGAAGACAAAATATTCAATAGTCGCTTCTtctacaagaaaaaacatttgaatgcattttttatttatattaacctAACTATAATTTTAACAGAAAATGAATACTGAAATAACAGCGAGTAATAATTGACACACAGTTACCAAAAGTCAGGCACCTCTATATTTCATAATACACTTCAAGAATTATATCTCAGCAAAACGTACTTAATTTCTCTAttgcctctctttctccctctctctcactctctctcctttaacaaacatctatctatccatttaCCCATCCATTCATTCCTCCATCTCTTTtgcttattattaatataattgcTAATATATGCTACTGCTCAGACTCTACCATGATATTATTAACATAGAATAGTTTGTAACGAGATGGATTTTACAGTTTTatgttctttgtttttatgtaaTAATGATCTGATTGTTTTTCTAGATGTATGTTTTGTTGTTATGTTAGATTCTTAGTTGATGTCTAAAAACTTTACCAATGAAGATGTCTAGTTCCTGAAAGACCTCCACATGTGAGGTTGTTATCTGGTAGTTGATGACATTGGTGAGTACTGGGTACATGGTGATATTGACTTTATACATGCCAGCACCCTGGATTCTGAAACTGAAACTGCAGTTAGTTTTGTAGTACCTTAAACCTTTGATGTAGAACTCCTTGTGTTCTGGGACTTCAGGGACCAAAGAGCTCACAATCTAATTGAGAGGTGCAAAGGAAAAGATGTAAGCTTAGTATATAATCATTAGGCTGTTTAGCATAACATCTTTTAATATCAGAATTCATTGTGAAACCTTGTGATATGGTCATAGAGTTTAAGCATGCGTTTTATGACAGTAACTAAGTCATCATGGGGttaggtcatcatggggtccaaatTGCTGTAtcaatcctgtttctaatctcttggtttgtgatgcagtctttgtatgtgatacctaggatctttccttggcatctcaattccattgctaggatcctccattctagttctgcagtcagcatccaagattcgcaagcatatattccaaattattttaaaatttgagagAAGTATTGGTTCCTCGATAACATTAGTCTGTAGATGAAACTATGGTTAAACAGCTGATAGACTGTTATAAACTTAGTAACTTTAACTATTATCTGATAAATACCTGTGTAAAACTTAAGGTCCACAAGCAGCCATACTTGGGGAAACCTCTATCTGTCGTACACGTCACCAAAACATGAGTAGACGTCATGCTATATGTACacgttggtttctctggaacaGCTGTTGGTGAGATGAAATTAGTCTCAAAAATTTTTCACAAGTTTGTTTGCAGTATTTGACTAACATTTTTTCATTCAataggagattttcatacatgaaGGTAAATCCATAAATAcactttttggtgtatccggcgttGGAGGTGTTGAAACACGAAGTATTTTTATAACTATGTAGTATTTCTTGCAGTTTTTCATCACAGTAGAAACATAGTTCTAAGATTAGTCCCTTGTAGCACaaacttattatatatatatatatataattttattttggcaACTGAGTGcgcccttgacattgtttacattGTCTAGTTAATTAAAAATCTCTCCTGATTTCTCACTTTTCATTTACTTAAGGTTTTATTTTAGGTTCCTTTATATCTCGCCCACATTTCTTCACATCACTTTCTCTACTTTATCATTCTTGCTGCATTATATTGCTTATAGTTTAGTAAGCTGGATCTTAAGAAGATCACAGTGATAAAAACTGTAATAAACTGTCGAATAGTCATGAAAATCATTAGAGGCTTTTTCGAAACATCGAAGCTTCCAGGTTCCAGaaaatgttcaactttctcAAAGCATGAAGAAATTGCAAGCTACTAAGAGTTAttgtagaaacttaaatgaGCAAACAGATCTTGAGTTCTACAAAGTTCCCGCTATAATTAGATATACTTCAAATAGGGTATATGACTCATTGACTCAAGTATATAGCGTCCTGTCCCCCTAGTACTAAGTTAAGAAAGTGTTTCAAGTTAATGACCCTGAGCGTGAGAATGTGACCTAATTTCTCTTATTTCAGTGACCTAGTTATATttcacaacataaaaaaaaatattgt
Protein-coding regions in this window:
- the LOC106059265 gene encoding uncharacterized protein LOC106059265 isoform X3, coding for MSIPQGLTVMKATITNMDQGKVLMDCRPHACRKMGRLYPRLRVTHANVTMSLEIDSVRRADAGRLTCDVVLKGNATYSGHCDLLVVAVPEKPTCTYSMTSTHVLVTCTTDRGFPKYGCLWTLSFTQIVSSLVPEVPEHKEFYIKGLRYYKTNCSFSFRIQGAGMYKVNITMYPVLTNVINYQITTSHVEVFQELDIFIEEATIEYFVFSHIYGNNMSRPLSSGQSSRVICQTSGQPKPTISLFYRRSLGELNLVNQTVGNILEYAFDSTTCPFAGHFVCTAQNGLNKRPARSKLTLNCSEEHCTAPTYVRNDTTQDAEEIMMCVQSNPKPRFIQLHTGNKKANGLKCHNEARTTNVTYLADAGLVSVNLHRDDCSSHQWLEAIGQSIRFPLVEFSLVSDNSLEDEKGPDCPRDVRISEIEVGKPVNVTWKHGVLNQTYSIRSGIVSNSVTLLETQEYSVNLQTTMTSNIVVIEVKDMVGRLRSCSYWLVQSPSEALPQVGWTADHVLLSLVGLLLLLLFILLIAVINKSKRNHETNQCK
- the LOC106059265 gene encoding uncharacterized protein LOC106059265 isoform X1, whose protein sequence is MKSVIRSKYFVSCFLIVTSIFIKEFSSNPEVACPLLQEGSHSPAIKCHMSIPQGLTVMKATITNMDQGKVLMDCRPHACRKMGRLYPRLRVTHANVTMSLEIDSVRRADAGRLTCDVVLKGNATYSGHCDLLVVAVPEKPTCTYSMTSTHVLVTCTTDRGFPKYGCLWTLSFTQIVSSLVPEVPEHKEFYIKGLRYYKTNCSFSFRIQGAGMYKVNITMYPVLTNVINYQITTSHVEVFQELDIFIEEATIEYFVFSHIYGNNMSRPLSSGQSSRVICQTSGQPKPTISLFYRRSLGELNLVNQTVGNILEYAFDSTTCPFAGHFVCTAQNGLNKRPARSKLTLNCSEEHCTAPTYVRNDTTQDAEEIMMCVQSNPKPRFIQLHTGNKKANGLKCHNEARTTNVTYLADAGLVSVNLHRDDCSSHQWLEAIGQSIRFPLVEFSLVSDNSLEDEKGPDCPRDVRISEIEVGKPVNVTWKHGVLNQTYSIRSGIVSNSVTLLETQEYSVNLQTTMTSNIVVIEVKDMVGRLRSCSYWLVQSPSEALPQVGWTADHVLLSLVGLLLLLLFILLIAVINKSKRNHETNQCK
- the LOC106059265 gene encoding uncharacterized protein LOC106059265 isoform X2; this translates as MKSVIRSKYFVSCFLIVTSIFIKEFSSNPEVACPLLQEGSHSPAIKCHMSIPQGLTVMKATITNMDQGKVLMDCRPHACRKMGRLYPRLRVTHANVTMSLEIDSVRRADAGRLTCDVVLKGNATYSGHCDLLVVAVPEKPTCTYSMTSTHVLVTCTTDRGFPKYGCLWTLSFTQIVSSLVPEVPEHKEFYIKGLRYYKTNCSFSFRIQGAGMYKVNITMYPVLTNVINYQITTSHVEVFQELDIFIEEATIEYFVFSHIYGNNMSRPLSSGQSSRVICQTSGQPKPTISLFYRRSLGELNLVNQTVGNILEYAFDSTTCPFAGHFVCTAQNGLNKRPARSKLTLNCSEEHCTAPTYVRNDTTQDAEEIMMCVQSNPKPRFIQLHTGNKKANGLKCHNEARTTNVTYLADAGLVSVNLHRDDCSSHQWLEAIGQSIRFPLVEFSLVSDNSLEDEKGPDCPRDVRISEIEVGKPVNVTWKHGVLNQTYSIRSGIVSNSVTLLETQEYSVNLQTTMTSNIVVIEVKDMVGRLRSCSYWLVQSPSEGWTADHVLLSLVGLLLLLLFILLIAVINKSKRNHETNQCK